Sequence from the Chromatiales bacterium genome:
GATCTGCGCCACGGTCTGCCGTTTCCTGATGCGAGCCTCGACGCCGTGTACTCGTCGCATTTTCTCGAGCACCTGAGCTTTCAGCACGGCGAGCGATTTCTGGCCGAGTGTCTGCGCGCGTTGAAACCCGGGGCGAGTTTCTCGATCTGCGTGCCTGATGCCCGGATTTTTCTGCAAGCCTATGTCAACGGGGTGGAACTGGATCGCGACCTATGGATGCCGTTCAAACCCGCCGACAATCAGACGACACGCATCGATTACGTCAATTACATCGCATACATGCGCGGGCATCACCACTACATGTTCGATGAGGAAAACCTGCTGGCGCGCCTGCGCAACGCGGGGTTCAGTGAAGTCGCGCCGCGGAGTTTTGATCCCGAGATCGACAATGCCGCCCGCGACCGTGAGTCGATCTACGCGACGGCGGTTCGTTAGCGTCGTGCCAGGGGGCGTTGATCAATCCATCCCGGATTGCCAGAGTGCTGAAAACGAAAAAGTGCGATTTTTCGTTTTCTCCCATTTTCAGCGTCTTACATCCGTCGTTGTGGCGTCACATCCATGTGCCGCGGAAAACTCTGACAATTCAGAGTTTCCCTAGGGAAGCTCTGATTAGTCCATCCTGGATTAACAGAGCGACGAAAACAAAAAAGCGCGGGTTTTCGTTTTCTTACATTTTCAATGGCTTACGCACATTGAAAATGGTGGCACGTCCCCGTGCCACGGGAAACTCTGAATTGATCAGAGTTTCCCTAGCTTCGACCGTAGACCGGGATGGCCGCGCCGTTTATCGCGCGCGCGGCATCCGAGAGCAGAAATGCGATGACACTCGCCAGATCGGCCGGCGCGACCCAGCGCGCATGATCGGCATCGGGCATGTCGGCGCGGTTGGCCGGCGTGTCGATCGTGCCGGGCAGAATGCAGTTGACGGTGATGCCGTCGTCGCGGTGCTCGGCCGCCAGCGATTCGGTCAGCGTGATGACGCCGGCCTTCGAGATGTTGTAGGGCGCCATCCGCGCCTTCGGCGCATCCGCCGCGCGTGCGGCAATGTTCACGATGCGCCCGTGCGCGCCGGCCAGCATGCGCGGGATCACTGCGCGGCAGGTGTTGAACACGGTGCGCAGGTTCAGATCCAGCATGAAGTCCCAGTCTGCGTCGCTGGTCTCGTGCAGCGGTGGGCCCATGCGAAACCCTCCGGCGACGTTCGCGAGCCCGTCGATGCGGCCGAACTCGCCGACGATGCGCCCGATGACGCCCTCGACTGCGTCCGGATCCGTCAGATCGACGCCACAGCCCGTGCAGTGGTTTGCATCGATGTCCGCGGCGGCCTGCTGGGCGCGCGATTCGTCGCGGTCGAGCAGCACCACTTCCGCGCCCGCTGCGCGGCAGGCAGCGGCCGCGGCCTGGCCCAGGGTGCCGGCGGCGCCGGTGATCAGGATCACTCGCTCGGACAGATCGGGCATACGTTTCGAACCTTCATGGCGATGGCGTTACAGGCCGGGTATCATACCGGCGGTTCCGGGCCGGTGGCGGTTCGGGACAGTCCAGAGCGGGGCGATTCGCGCGCGTTTCGTCCCGTTTCGTTTGTCAGGCCCCCACCCAATGATCCTTGATCCGAAAACACGACCGGCCCTGCTCGCGCTCGCGGACGGCACGGTGTTTCGCGGCCGCGCGGTCGGCGCGGACGGCGTCAGCGCCGGCGAGGTCGTATTCAATACGGCGATGACGGGCTATCAGGAGATCCTGACGGACCCGTCCTACGCCCAGCAGATCGTCACGCTGACTTATCCGCACATCGGCAACACCGGCTGTACGGACGAAGACGATGAGTCGGCCGGGACGTACTGCGCGGGCCTGATCGTGCGCGATGTTCCACGCCGGCACTCGAACTGGCGTGCGCAGACGGCGCTGCCCGCCTGGCTCGCCGAGCGCGGGGTCGTCGCCATCGCGGATATTGATACGCGCAGCCTGACCCGTATTCTGCGTGACCGCGGCGCCCAGCACGGTGCAATCGTCGCGGGACCGGATGCTGTAGATGCCGATGCCGCGATCGCCGCCGCGCGCGCGTTCCCGGGGCTGGTCGGGCGCGACCTGGCCGCCGAGGTTTCCACTCCTGAGGAATACGCCTGGACCGCCGGCGTCTGGAAACTCGGCGCAGGGCATCCGCAAGCGAAGTCCGGGCCCTATCAGGTCGTGGCCTACGACTATGGCGTCAAGCGCAACATCCTGCGCCTGCTGGCCGATCGCGGCTGCACGGTGACAGTGGTGCCGGCCGCGACGCCGGCCGCCGCTGTACTGGCGCGCAGGCCGGATGGCGTGTTTCTGTCCAACGGCCCCGGCGATCCGGAACCCATCGGCTACGCAATCGACGCGATTCGCACCATCGTCGACTCCGGCACGCCGACCTTCGGTATCTGCCTCGGGCACCAGCTGCTCGGTCTGGCCAGCGGGGCACGCACGGTCAAGATGAAATTCGGTCACCACGGCGCGAACCACCCGGTGCAGGAACTCGCAACGCGGCGCGTGCTGATCACCAGCCAGAATCACGGCTTTGCCGTTGATGAATCGACACTGCCCGATACCCTGCGCGCGACCCATCGTTCGCTGTTCGACGGGTCATTGCAGGGCATCGAGCGAACCGACCGGCCGGCGTTCAGTTTTCAGGGGCATCCGGAGGCGAGCCCCGGGCCGCATGACCTGACGCCGCTGTTCGATCGTTTCATCACGTCCATGCGCGCACGGCGCGAGGGTGGCTGAGCCATGCCCAGACGGACGGACATCGAAACCATCCTGTTGATCGGCGCCGGCCCGATCGTCATCGGCCAGGCCTGCGAGTTCGATTATTCCGGCGCGCAGGCCTGCAAGGCCCTGCGTGAAGAGGGCTATCGCGTCGTGCTGGTGAATTCCAACCCGGCGACGATCATGACCGATCCGGACATGGCCGATGCGATCTATATCGAGCCGATCGACTGGCGCACGATCGCAAAGATCATCGAACGCGAGCGGCCCGACGCGCTGTTGCCGACCATGGGCGGCCAGACCGCGTTGAACTGTGCGCTGGACCTCGCGCGCGAGGGTGTGCTTGACAAGTTCGGTGTCGAACTGATCGGCGCAAGCCGCGATGCCATTGACAAGGCCGAGGATCGTGAGCGCTTCCGCGACGCGATGACCAGCATCGGACTCGGCACACCGAATGCCGCCATCGCGCACAGCCTCGAAGAGGCGCTGCAGGTGCAGGCGCAGATCGGCTACCCGACCATCATCCGGCCGTCGTTCACGCTGGGCGGCTCCGGCGGCGGCATCGCCTACAACCCCGAGGAGTTCGAACAGATCTGCCAGCGCGGGTTGGACCTGTCGCCGACGAATGAGCTGCTGATCGAGCAGTCCGTGCTGGGTTGGAAAGAGTTCGAGATGGAGGTCGTGCGCGATCGCGCCGACAACTGCATCATCGTCTGTTCGATCGAAAACCTCGATCCGATGGGCGTGCACACCGGGGATTCCATC
This genomic interval carries:
- a CDS encoding methyltransferase domain-containing protein; translation: MIFGNLVERVRAGVRRIATRNRITALIRQGGPLRIEVGGGDRHGGNGWLTMDLQPQCDLYWDLRHGLPFPDASLDAVYSSHFLEHLSFQHGERFLAECLRALKPGASFSICVPDARIFLQAYVNGVELDRDLWMPFKPADNQTTRIDYVNYIAYMRGHHHYMFDEENLLARLRNAGFSEVAPRSFDPEIDNAARDRESIYATAVR
- a CDS encoding SDR family NAD(P)-dependent oxidoreductase, with the translated sequence MPDLSERVILITGAAGTLGQAAAAACRAAGAEVVLLDRDESRAQQAAADIDANHCTGCGVDLTDPDAVEGVIGRIVGEFGRIDGLANVAGGFRMGPPLHETSDADWDFMLDLNLRTVFNTCRAVIPRMLAGAHGRIVNIAARAADAPKARMAPYNISKAGVITLTESLAAEHRDDGITVNCILPGTIDTPANRADMPDADHARWVAPADLASVIAFLLSDAARAINGAAIPVYGRS
- the carA gene encoding glutamine-hydrolyzing carbamoyl-phosphate synthase small subunit — protein: MILDPKTRPALLALADGTVFRGRAVGADGVSAGEVVFNTAMTGYQEILTDPSYAQQIVTLTYPHIGNTGCTDEDDESAGTYCAGLIVRDVPRRHSNWRAQTALPAWLAERGVVAIADIDTRSLTRILRDRGAQHGAIVAGPDAVDADAAIAAARAFPGLVGRDLAAEVSTPEEYAWTAGVWKLGAGHPQAKSGPYQVVAYDYGVKRNILRLLADRGCTVTVVPAATPAAAVLARRPDGVFLSNGPGDPEPIGYAIDAIRTIVDSGTPTFGICLGHQLLGLASGARTVKMKFGHHGANHPVQELATRRVLITSQNHGFAVDESTLPDTLRATHRSLFDGSLQGIERTDRPAFSFQGHPEASPGPHDLTPLFDRFITSMRARREGG